From Mustela nigripes isolate SB6536 chromosome 13, MUSNIG.SB6536, whole genome shotgun sequence, one genomic window encodes:
- the NR2F2 gene encoding COUP transcription factor 2 isoform X2, translated as MQAVWDLEQGKYGFAVQRGRMPPTQPTHGQFALTNGDPLNCHSYLSGYISLLLRAEPYPTSRFGSQCMQPNNIMGIENICELAARMLFSAVEWARNIPFFPDLQITDQVALLRLTWSELFVLNAAQCSMPLHVAPLLAAAGLHASPMSADRVVAFMDHIRIFQEQVEKLKALHVDSAEYSCLKAIVLFTSDACGLSDVAHVESLQEKSQCALEEYVRSQYPNQPTRFGKLLLRLPSLRTVSSSVIEQLFFVRLVGKTPIETLIRDMLLSGSSFNWPYMAIQ; from the exons ATGCAAGCGGTTTGGGACCTTGAACAAGGCAAATATGGTTTTG CGGTACAGAGGGGCCGGATGCCGCCCACCCAGCCAACCCACGGGCAGTTTGCGCTCACCAACGGGGACCCTCTCAACTGCCACTCGTACCTGTCCGGATATATTTCTCTGCTGCTGCGCGCCGAGCCCTACCCCACGTCGCGCTTCGGCAGTCAGTGCATGCAGCCCAACAACATCATGGGCATTGAGAACATTTGCGAACTGGCCGCGCGGATGCTCTTCAGCGCCGTCGAGTGGGCCCGGAACATCCCCTTCTTCCCTGACCTGCAGATCACCGACCAGGTGGCCCTGCTTCGCCTCACCTGGAGCGAGCTGTTCGTGCTCAATGCAGCCCAATGCTCCATGCCCCTCCACGTCGCCCCGCTCCTGGCCGCCGCCGGCCTACACGCCTCTCCCATGTCCGCCGACCGAGTGGTCGCCTTTATGGACCACATACGGATCTTCCAAGAGCAAGTGGAGAAGCTCAAAGCACTGCACGTCGACTCCGCCGAGTACAGCTGTCTCAAGGCCATAGTCCTGTTCACCTCAG ATGCCTGTGGTCTCTCTGATGTAGCCCATGTGGAAAGCTTGCAGGAAAAGTCCCAGTGTGCTTTGGAAGAATACGTTAGGAGCCAGTACCCCAATCAACCAACGCGATTTGGAAAGCTTTTGCTTCGCCTCCCTTCCCTCCGCACGGTCTCCTCCTCAGTCATAGAGCAATTGTTTTTCGTCCGTTTGGTAGGTAAAACCCCCATCGAAACCCTCATCCGGGATATGTTACTGTCCGGCAGCAGTTTTAACTGGCCGTATATGGcgattcaataa
- the NR2F2 gene encoding COUP transcription factor 2 isoform X1, with product MAMVVSTWRDPQDEVPGSQGSQASQAPPVPGPPPGAPHTPQTPGQGGPASTPAQTAAGGQGGPGGPGGDKQQQQQHIECVVCGDKSSGKHYGQFTCEGCKSFFKRSVRRNLSYTCRANRNCPIDQHHRNQCQYCRLKKCLKVGMRREAVQRGRMPPTQPTHGQFALTNGDPLNCHSYLSGYISLLLRAEPYPTSRFGSQCMQPNNIMGIENICELAARMLFSAVEWARNIPFFPDLQITDQVALLRLTWSELFVLNAAQCSMPLHVAPLLAAAGLHASPMSADRVVAFMDHIRIFQEQVEKLKALHVDSAEYSCLKAIVLFTSDACGLSDVAHVESLQEKSQCALEEYVRSQYPNQPTRFGKLLLRLPSLRTVSSSVIEQLFFVRLVGKTPIETLIRDMLLSGSSFNWPYMAIQ from the exons ATGGCAATGGTAGTCAGCACGTGGCGCGACCCCCAGGACGAGGTGCCCGGCTCGCAGGGCAGCCAGGCCTCGCAGGCGCCGCCTGTGCCCGGCCCGCCGCCCGGCGCCCCGCACACGCCACAGACGCCGGGCCAAGGGGGCCCGGCCAGCACGCCGGCCCAGACGGCGGCCGGTGGCCAGGGCGGCCCCGGCGGCCCGGGCGGcgacaagcagcagcagcagcaacacatCGAGTGCGTGGTGTGCGGGGACAAGTCAAGCGGCAAGCACTACGGCCAGTTCACGTGCGAGGGCTGCAAGAGCTTCTTCAAGCGCAGCGTGCGGAGGAACCTGAGCTACACGTGCCGCGCCAACCGGAACTGTCCCATCGACCAGCACCACCGCAACCAGTGCCAGTACTGCCGCCTCAAAAAGTGCCTCAAAGTGGGCATGAGACGGGAAG CGGTACAGAGGGGCCGGATGCCGCCCACCCAGCCAACCCACGGGCAGTTTGCGCTCACCAACGGGGACCCTCTCAACTGCCACTCGTACCTGTCCGGATATATTTCTCTGCTGCTGCGCGCCGAGCCCTACCCCACGTCGCGCTTCGGCAGTCAGTGCATGCAGCCCAACAACATCATGGGCATTGAGAACATTTGCGAACTGGCCGCGCGGATGCTCTTCAGCGCCGTCGAGTGGGCCCGGAACATCCCCTTCTTCCCTGACCTGCAGATCACCGACCAGGTGGCCCTGCTTCGCCTCACCTGGAGCGAGCTGTTCGTGCTCAATGCAGCCCAATGCTCCATGCCCCTCCACGTCGCCCCGCTCCTGGCCGCCGCCGGCCTACACGCCTCTCCCATGTCCGCCGACCGAGTGGTCGCCTTTATGGACCACATACGGATCTTCCAAGAGCAAGTGGAGAAGCTCAAAGCACTGCACGTCGACTCCGCCGAGTACAGCTGTCTCAAGGCCATAGTCCTGTTCACCTCAG ATGCCTGTGGTCTCTCTGATGTAGCCCATGTGGAAAGCTTGCAGGAAAAGTCCCAGTGTGCTTTGGAAGAATACGTTAGGAGCCAGTACCCCAATCAACCAACGCGATTTGGAAAGCTTTTGCTTCGCCTCCCTTCCCTCCGCACGGTCTCCTCCTCAGTCATAGAGCAATTGTTTTTCGTCCGTTTGGTAGGTAAAACCCCCATCGAAACCCTCATCCGGGATATGTTACTGTCCGGCAGCAGTTTTAACTGGCCGTATATGGcgattcaataa
- the NR2F2 gene encoding COUP transcription factor 2 isoform X3 — protein sequence MPPTQPTHGQFALTNGDPLNCHSYLSGYISLLLRAEPYPTSRFGSQCMQPNNIMGIENICELAARMLFSAVEWARNIPFFPDLQITDQVALLRLTWSELFVLNAAQCSMPLHVAPLLAAAGLHASPMSADRVVAFMDHIRIFQEQVEKLKALHVDSAEYSCLKAIVLFTSDACGLSDVAHVESLQEKSQCALEEYVRSQYPNQPTRFGKLLLRLPSLRTVSSSVIEQLFFVRLVGKTPIETLIRDMLLSGSSFNWPYMAIQ from the exons ATGCCGCCCACCCAGCCAACCCACGGGCAGTTTGCGCTCACCAACGGGGACCCTCTCAACTGCCACTCGTACCTGTCCGGATATATTTCTCTGCTGCTGCGCGCCGAGCCCTACCCCACGTCGCGCTTCGGCAGTCAGTGCATGCAGCCCAACAACATCATGGGCATTGAGAACATTTGCGAACTGGCCGCGCGGATGCTCTTCAGCGCCGTCGAGTGGGCCCGGAACATCCCCTTCTTCCCTGACCTGCAGATCACCGACCAGGTGGCCCTGCTTCGCCTCACCTGGAGCGAGCTGTTCGTGCTCAATGCAGCCCAATGCTCCATGCCCCTCCACGTCGCCCCGCTCCTGGCCGCCGCCGGCCTACACGCCTCTCCCATGTCCGCCGACCGAGTGGTCGCCTTTATGGACCACATACGGATCTTCCAAGAGCAAGTGGAGAAGCTCAAAGCACTGCACGTCGACTCCGCCGAGTACAGCTGTCTCAAGGCCATAGTCCTGTTCACCTCAG ATGCCTGTGGTCTCTCTGATGTAGCCCATGTGGAAAGCTTGCAGGAAAAGTCCCAGTGTGCTTTGGAAGAATACGTTAGGAGCCAGTACCCCAATCAACCAACGCGATTTGGAAAGCTTTTGCTTCGCCTCCCTTCCCTCCGCACGGTCTCCTCCTCAGTCATAGAGCAATTGTTTTTCGTCCGTTTGGTAGGTAAAACCCCCATCGAAACCCTCATCCGGGATATGTTACTGTCCGGCAGCAGTTTTAACTGGCCGTATATGGcgattcaataa